From Chryseobacterium salivictor, a single genomic window includes:
- the clpB gene encoding ATP-dependent chaperone ClpB, producing MNLDQYTVKSQEAIQKSQQIAMEFGNQSIEPQHLLEGIFQIDENISQFLLKKSEAELTLVRERNRENIEKLPKVEGGNIYLSQPTNKVLLDAPNVAKKMGDEFVTIEHLWLSLLDVNSDVSKMLKDMGLTKSGLETAIKELRKGSKATSASSEETYQSLNKYAKNFNELAAEGKLDPVIGRDEEIRRVLQILSRRTKNNPILIGEPGVGKTAIAEGIAHRIISGDIPENLQDKTLFSLDMGALIAGAKYKGEFEERLKSVINEVIKSDGQIILFIDEIHTLVGAGGGEGAMDAANILKPALARGELRAIGATTLNEYQKYFEKDKALERRFQKVMVEEPDTESAISILRGIKDKYEAHHKVRIKDEAIIAAVEQSQRYISDRFLPDKAIDLIDEASAKLRMEINSKPEALDVLDRKLMQMEIELAAISREGNDVRVGHLKEDISKVSEERNEINAKWLKEKQKSEDLTSIKKEIEALRLEAERASRAGDYAKVAEIQYGKIKEKESDLQKLELEMQNNQNELIKEEVTAENISEVISKWTGIPVTKLIQSEREKLLHLEDELHKRVVGQNEAIESVANAIRRNRAGLNDEKKPIGSFLFLGTTGVGKTELAKALAEYLFDDENNMTRIDMSEYQERHSVSRLVGAPPGYIGYEEGGQLTEAVRRRPYSVVLLDEIEKAHPDVFNTLLQVLDDGRLTDNKGRVVNFKNSIIIMTSNLGSPLIMENFENITDNNVEEIVYKTKEQVFELLKQTLRPEFINRIDEIVLFQPLNRKEIGKIVHYQLQDFNRMLEKRGIIITATDDAVEYVMNKGYDPAFGARPLKRVLQQEVLNKLSREILAGHVNDGDRITLDYFEESGLVFRATE from the coding sequence ATGAACTTAGATCAATATACCGTAAAATCGCAGGAAGCCATTCAGAAATCGCAACAGATTGCGATGGAGTTCGGCAACCAAAGCATTGAGCCCCAACACTTACTGGAAGGTATTTTTCAAATAGATGAAAATATTTCTCAATTTTTATTAAAGAAATCGGAAGCCGAATTAACTTTAGTCAGAGAAAGAAACCGCGAGAATATCGAAAAACTTCCAAAGGTAGAAGGTGGTAATATTTACCTCTCACAACCTACGAATAAAGTGTTGCTGGATGCTCCAAATGTTGCCAAGAAAATGGGTGACGAATTTGTAACCATCGAGCATCTTTGGCTTTCCCTTCTCGATGTGAATTCCGATGTTTCGAAAATGCTCAAAGATATGGGACTTACAAAAAGTGGGTTGGAAACCGCCATCAAAGAATTGCGCAAAGGTTCGAAAGCGACTTCAGCAAGTTCCGAGGAAACTTATCAAAGCTTAAATAAATACGCGAAGAATTTTAATGAACTCGCTGCTGAAGGAAAACTTGATCCGGTTATCGGCAGAGATGAAGAAATTCGTAGAGTTTTGCAGATTCTTTCCAGAAGAACCAAGAATAATCCCATATTAATCGGTGAACCCGGAGTCGGTAAAACTGCGATTGCAGAAGGAATCGCACACCGGATTATTTCCGGCGATATCCCTGAAAATTTACAGGACAAAACTTTGTTTTCTCTCGACATGGGCGCTTTAATTGCCGGTGCAAAATACAAAGGAGAATTTGAAGAGAGACTGAAATCTGTCATTAATGAAGTCATTAAATCTGATGGGCAAATTATTCTATTCATCGATGAGATTCATACTTTAGTGGGTGCAGGCGGTGGAGAAGGAGCGATGGATGCTGCAAATATTTTGAAACCGGCTCTGGCAAGAGGAGAGCTCAGAGCCATCGGCGCGACAACTTTAAATGAATATCAAAAATATTTTGAAAAAGATAAAGCATTAGAAAGACGTTTTCAGAAAGTGATGGTTGAAGAGCCGGATACCGAATCTGCAATTTCCATTTTGCGAGGAATTAAAGATAAATATGAAGCTCACCACAAAGTCCGGATTAAAGATGAAGCCATTATTGCTGCAGTGGAGCAGTCTCAGCGGTATATTTCTGACCGTTTTTTACCGGACAAAGCCATCGATTTAATTGATGAGGCTTCCGCGAAATTAAGAATGGAAATCAATTCAAAGCCAGAAGCGCTGGATGTTCTGGATCGTAAACTGATGCAGATGGAAATTGAATTGGCTGCGATTTCAAGGGAAGGCAATGATGTCAGAGTCGGTCATTTGAAAGAAGATATTTCAAAAGTTTCTGAGGAGCGAAATGAGATCAACGCAAAATGGCTCAAAGAAAAACAAAAATCAGAGGATTTAACTTCCATTAAAAAAGAGATTGAAGCATTGAGATTAGAAGCTGAGCGAGCTTCCAGAGCAGGTGATTACGCTAAAGTTGCCGAAATTCAGTATGGGAAAATTAAAGAAAAAGAAAGCGATTTGCAGAAACTTGAACTCGAGATGCAAAACAACCAGAATGAATTAATTAAGGAAGAAGTTACGGCAGAAAATATCTCGGAAGTAATTTCAAAATGGACGGGAATTCCGGTGACTAAATTAATTCAGTCCGAACGCGAAAAATTATTGCATCTGGAAGACGAACTCCATAAAAGAGTCGTTGGTCAGAATGAGGCGATAGAATCCGTCGCAAACGCGATCAGAAGAAACCGTGCGGGATTGAATGATGAGAAAAAACCGATCGGAAGTTTCTTATTCCTTGGAACGACAGGGGTTGGAAAAACCGAGTTGGCAAAAGCGCTTGCAGAATATCTTTTCGACGACGAAAATAATATGACCAGAATCGATATGAGTGAATATCAGGAAAGACATTCCGTTTCACGGCTCGTGGGTGCTCCTCCGGGATATATCGGTTATGAGGAAGGCGGGCAGTTAACGGAAGCTGTCCGCAGAAGACCTTATTCAGTCGTTCTTTTAGACGAGATTGAAAAAGCGCATCCGGATGTTTTCAACACTTTGCTGCAGGTTTTAGATGACGGAAGATTAACGGATAATAAAGGAAGAGTCGTCAATTTTAAAAATTCGATTATTATTATGACCTCCAATTTAGGGTCGCCGTTAATTATGGAGAATTTCGAAAATATTACAGATAATAATGTAGAGGAAATCGTATACAAAACAAAAGAACAGGTTTTTGAACTGCTTAAACAAACATTAAGACCAGAGTTCATTAACCGGATTGATGAAATAGTTCTTTTCCAGCCTTTGAACAGAAAAGAAATCGGAAAAATCGTGCATTATCAATTGCAGGACTTCAACAGAATGTTGGAGAAAAGAGGAATTATCATCACTGCAACCGACGATGCCGTGGAATATGTGATGAACAAAGGTTACGATCCGGCGTTCGGTGCGCGGCCTTTAAAAAGAGTTCTTCAGCAGGAAGTTCTGAATAAACTGTCCAGGGAAATACTGGCCGGACATGTGAACGATGGCGACCGGATCACTCTGGATTACTTTGAGGAAAGTGGCCTGGTCTTTAGAGCGACAGAGTGA
- a CDS encoding ABC-F family ATP-binding cassette domain-containing protein, protein MISVQNLGLHHSGNYLFQNVNFTIKKDDKIGLVGKNGAGKSTLLKMITGEINFYEGSIVPEGNVTMGFLKQDLDFVKGRTVWDETMQAFEQINAMKNELDEVNHQLVTRTDYESQAYENIIHRMTELNDLLMHYDAYNLEGDVEKILLGLGFKADDFHKITDEFSGGWRMRIELAKLLLQKNDLMLLDEPTNHLDMESIIWLESFLKDYPGSIVLVSHDKQFMTSVCNRTFDINNKKVDDYKANYTKYLELSLERKEKQIQAKKNQDVEIKQMEDNINRFRASATKSSFAQSLIKKLDKLERIEVDTDDVSKFNIRFQPAVTPGKVVFEAKNLGKAYGKKQIFDGVDFFIERGQRIALLGQNGQGKTTLAKILSGEITDYSGEWNLGHNVNIGYFAQNQEEVLTPNKTVLEEAEDSATEETRPRVRDLLGSFLFQGDDVTKKTKVLSGGERNRLALCKLLLRPFNTLIMDEPTNHLDIQSKEIIKLALQKFEGTLIVISHDREFLQGLSDKIFEFRDGTMKEFLGDINDYLAFRQKESIREVSAEKSKLQEMRNEPVAEKVIEKPIEKKMVIVSKDQKNIQNKIKKVEEKISELELKIEDMEATFITENPSAETLETYNSRKADLDLALQEWEFLGTQLEG, encoded by the coding sequence ATGATTTCTGTTCAAAATTTAGGTCTTCATCACTCTGGGAATTACCTTTTTCAAAATGTAAATTTCACCATCAAAAAGGATGATAAAATCGGTTTGGTCGGCAAAAACGGAGCGGGCAAATCGACCTTGCTAAAGATGATTACCGGCGAAATTAATTTCTACGAAGGGAGTATTGTTCCCGAAGGAAATGTGACCATGGGTTTCCTGAAGCAGGATCTGGATTTTGTAAAAGGAAGAACCGTTTGGGATGAAACCATGCAGGCGTTTGAGCAAATCAATGCCATGAAAAATGAACTCGATGAAGTGAATCATCAGCTGGTGACCAGAACCGATTATGAAAGTCAAGCGTATGAAAATATAATTCACCGTATGACCGAACTGAATGATCTTCTGATGCATTACGACGCCTATAATCTGGAAGGTGATGTGGAGAAAATCCTGTTGGGTTTAGGTTTTAAAGCGGATGATTTTCATAAAATCACCGATGAGTTTTCCGGAGGTTGGCGAATGAGAATCGAACTCGCAAAATTACTTCTGCAGAAAAACGATTTGATGTTACTCGATGAGCCTACGAATCACCTGGATATGGAATCCATCATTTGGCTGGAAAGTTTCTTGAAAGATTATCCGGGATCCATCGTTCTTGTGAGTCACGATAAGCAATTTATGACTTCTGTTTGTAACCGAACTTTCGACATTAATAATAAAAAAGTTGACGATTACAAAGCCAACTACACCAAATATTTAGAGTTAAGTTTAGAAAGAAAAGAAAAACAAATTCAAGCCAAGAAAAATCAGGATGTAGAAATCAAGCAAATGGAAGACAATATCAACCGTTTCCGCGCTTCTGCAACTAAGTCTTCTTTCGCGCAATCTTTGATAAAGAAACTGGATAAATTAGAAAGAATTGAAGTTGATACTGATGATGTTTCCAAATTTAATATTCGATTTCAACCCGCTGTAACTCCGGGAAAAGTAGTTTTTGAAGCTAAAAATTTAGGAAAAGCATACGGTAAAAAACAAATTTTTGATGGCGTTGATTTCTTCATAGAACGTGGACAGCGAATTGCTTTGCTGGGTCAAAATGGGCAAGGAAAAACAACTTTGGCGAAAATTTTATCTGGAGAAATTACCGATTATTCCGGTGAATGGAATCTCGGTCACAATGTAAACATTGGTTATTTTGCCCAAAATCAGGAAGAAGTTTTAACCCCGAATAAAACCGTTTTAGAGGAAGCTGAAGATTCTGCTACTGAAGAAACCCGTCCTCGTGTTCGTGATCTATTGGGAAGTTTCCTTTTTCAAGGTGATGATGTTACGAAGAAAACAAAAGTGCTTTCCGGAGGGGAACGTAACCGTTTGGCCTTGTGTAAATTGTTGCTCCGTCCGTTTAATACTTTGATTATGGATGAGCCTACGAATCACCTGGATATTCAGTCCAAAGAAATTATCAAATTGGCACTGCAGAAATTCGAAGGAACGCTGATCGTAATTTCTCACGACCGTGAATTTCTCCAAGGTTTAAGTGATAAGATTTTCGAATTCCGTGACGGAACGATGAAAGAATTTTTGGGAGATATTAATGATTATCTGGCCTTCCGTCAGAAAGAAAGTATCCGCGAAGTTTCTGCCGAAAAATCGAAATTGCAGGAAATGAGAAACGAACCTGTTGCAGAAAAAGTAATTGAAAAACCGATCGAAAAAAAGATGGTTATTGTTTCGAAAGATCAAAAGAATATTCAAAATAAAATAAAGAAAGTAGAAGAAAAAATCTCTGAACTCGAACTGAAAATCGAGGACATGGAAGCGACTTTTATCACCGAAAATCCTTCAGCGGAAACGTTGGAAACTTACAATTCCAGAAAAGCAGATTTGGATTTGGCGTTGCAGGAATGGGAGTTTTTGGGAACGCAGTTGGAAGGTTAA
- a CDS encoding FAD-binding oxidoreductase translates to MHHFHQLKATKVSRETNDCVHIAFEIPENLKHEFSFKQGQYLNVRFVFGEDDLRRSYSIINAPSEENPELEILVKHLDQGKVSTYLNRELKVGDSVEVMAPSGHFYTHYHISNQKTYIGLAAGSGISPVLSNIKEALYQEPQSSAYLFFSNKSFTDIIFKKEIDDLVEKFEGRLKVIFLLSREKHFEDELFEGRISAEKLDLLFQRFTDIPVQDSTYFICGPSEMIKGISDYLKKEKKVPSLQIMYEYYAAPDEEGNAEMSDEFKAIPNLESMVTLIIDDDEYSFHLNSKKKSILDQALAEKLPVPFACKGGVCCTCKAQVMEGEVFMEKNFALTDDEVERGFVLTCQCHPTTNVVMLNYDV, encoded by the coding sequence ATGCATCATTTTCATCAACTAAAAGCAACAAAAGTATCACGGGAAACCAATGATTGCGTACATATCGCTTTCGAAATCCCGGAAAACTTAAAACACGAATTTTCTTTTAAACAAGGACAATATCTGAATGTAAGATTTGTTTTTGGGGAAGACGATTTGCGCAGAAGCTATTCTATCATCAACGCGCCAAGCGAAGAAAATCCGGAACTGGAAATCCTAGTAAAACATCTGGACCAGGGAAAAGTCTCAACTTATCTTAACCGTGAACTAAAAGTGGGCGATAGCGTTGAAGTAATGGCTCCGAGCGGACATTTTTACACGCATTATCATATTTCGAATCAAAAAACCTACATTGGTTTGGCCGCAGGAAGCGGAATATCTCCGGTTCTGTCCAATATCAAAGAAGCGCTTTACCAGGAACCACAGAGTTCAGCTTATCTGTTCTTCAGCAATAAAAGTTTCACCGATATCATTTTTAAAAAAGAAATTGATGATTTGGTGGAGAAATTTGAAGGAAGATTAAAAGTCATTTTCCTGTTGTCCAGAGAAAAGCATTTTGAAGACGAACTTTTCGAAGGAAGAATTTCAGCAGAGAAACTCGATCTTTTATTCCAGAGATTTACCGATATTCCCGTTCAGGATTCCACCTATTTTATCTGCGGACCGTCTGAAATGATCAAAGGAATCTCGGATTATCTGAAAAAAGAAAAGAAAGTTCCGTCGCTTCAGATCATGTACGAATATTACGCAGCACCCGACGAAGAAGGAAATGCAGAAATGAGCGATGAATTCAAAGCCATCCCTAATTTAGAAAGCATGGTGACTTTAATTATTGATGATGACGAATATTCATTCCATCTGAATTCAAAGAAAAAGAGTATTTTAGACCAGGCTTTAGCAGAGAAACTTCCTGTTCCATTTGCCTGCAAAGGTGGCGTTTGCTGCACGTGCAAAGCACAGGTCATGGAAGGTGAAGTATTTATGGAAAAAAACTTCGCACTCACCGACGACGAGGTGGAGCGGGGTTTTGTATTAACCTGTCAGTGTCACCCGACCACCAATGTGGTGATGCTGAATTATGATGTTTAA
- a CDS encoding IPExxxVDY family protein produces the protein MKTQKFTLEIDEDDEITLGLVRLAKEVPDYELFYHLNVLNPFKFTRITDLIDHGKYYDYYFPRFRSFHHDTKICIHFIANQSSHSIQKSSPVELFNTEQDTKYLLDHYPDVNYLIKTSEPFDDFSLILLPENLMFQIQDFQLSPIEELYQLIQYYE, from the coding sequence TTGAAAACCCAAAAGTTCACTCTTGAGATTGATGAAGACGATGAAATTACCTTAGGTCTAGTTCGTCTTGCAAAAGAAGTTCCCGATTATGAACTTTTTTATCATCTCAATGTATTGAACCCATTCAAGTTTACCCGAATTACAGATTTAATTGATCATGGTAAGTATTATGACTATTATTTTCCGCGGTTTCGGTCATTTCATCACGATACGAAAATCTGCATTCATTTTATTGCAAATCAGTCAAGTCACAGCATTCAAAAAAGCAGTCCCGTAGAACTCTTTAATACAGAGCAGGATACAAAATATTTACTCGACCATTATCCCGATGTAAATTACCTCATCAAGACTTCGGAACCATTTGACGATTTTTCACTAATTTTGCTGCCTGAAAACCTGATGTTTCAAATACAAGATTTTCAATTAAGCCCTATCGAGGAGCTTTATCAATTAATTCAATATTATGAATAA
- the paaA gene encoding 1,2-phenylacetyl-CoA epoxidase subunit PaaA, translating to MNQDKFLEYVQAENKVEPKDVMPDDYRKLLVRQISQHAHSEIVGMLPEANWISRAPTLRRKMALLAKIQDEAGHGLYLYAATETLNNGEIAADRDSTYNDMLSGKAKYSSIFNYPALSWADIGAIGWLVDGAAIMNQVMLMGNSYGPYSRAMVRICKEESFHQRQGYEILMTLCRGTKEQKNLAQEALNRFWWPALMMFGPNDADSPNSQKSMNYRVKRESNDDLRQRFVDVTVSQAEFLGLKIPDENLKWNEETQHYDFGELPWDEFMEVLKGNGPCNKKRLETKRKAQREHSWVKDAAMAYAGKQTN from the coding sequence ATGAATCAAGATAAATTTTTAGAATACGTACAGGCAGAAAATAAAGTGGAACCGAAAGACGTAATGCCCGATGATTACAGAAAATTATTGGTGAGACAGATTTCCCAGCATGCCCATTCCGAAATTGTGGGAATGCTTCCCGAAGCCAACTGGATTTCCCGCGCTCCTACTTTGAGGAGAAAAATGGCATTGCTTGCAAAAATTCAGGATGAAGCAGGACACGGCCTTTATTTGTATGCTGCGACAGAAACTTTGAATAACGGAGAAATTGCCGCAGACCGCGATTCTACTTATAACGATATGCTTTCCGGAAAAGCCAAATATTCGAGCATCTTCAATTATCCTGCACTTTCCTGGGCAGATATTGGAGCGATCGGCTGGTTGGTTGATGGCGCTGCAATTATGAATCAGGTTATGTTGATGGGAAATTCTTACGGCCCATATTCCAGAGCGATGGTGAGAATTTGCAAAGAAGAATCTTTTCACCAGAGACAAGGTTATGAAATTTTGATGACGCTTTGCCGCGGAACGAAAGAACAGAAAAATCTGGCACAGGAAGCCTTGAACCGTTTTTGGTGGCCGGCTCTTATGATGTTTGGCCCGAATGATGCCGATTCTCCGAACTCTCAAAAATCCATGAATTACCGGGTAAAAAGAGAAAGCAATGACGATTTGCGTCAAAGATTTGTAGATGTAACCGTTTCTCAGGCAGAGTTTTTAGGATTAAAAATTCCTGATGAAAATTTAAAATGGAATGAAGAAACCCAACATTACGATTTCGGAGAATTGCCTTGGGATGAATTCATGGAAGTTTTAAAAGGAAACGGCCCTTGCAATAAAAAACGTTTGGAAACCAAGAGAAAAGCCCAGCGGGAACATTCCTGGGTGAAGGATGCGGCGATGGCGTATGCGGGGAAACAGACTAATTAG
- the rnc gene encoding ribonuclease III, which translates to MELKKYISKFLAKRKKNLSEKDYYLSNEMTKITGCPVQNINLYREAFSLKTSSKNKQTRNYERLEFLGDSVLGTIISCHLFSTYPDANEGYLTQMKSKIVNRKNLNKLGNELSLTKFLQNESNTSLSENIAGNLFEALVGAIYLDQDYDTCRKILLDRLLTPKAINQLENKIISYKGLLLEWSQKKKVTIRYETLEEIQANKNFVFRTHVWLDNDKISNATETSKKKAEEKAAQRAFYILNKKQSILENPKVHS; encoded by the coding sequence ATGGAGTTAAAGAAATACATTTCTAAATTCCTAGCTAAAAGAAAAAAAAACCTATCAGAGAAAGACTATTATTTAAGCAATGAAATGACCAAAATCACTGGTTGTCCTGTTCAAAATATTAATCTCTATCGGGAAGCATTTTCTTTAAAAACATCTTCTAAAAACAAGCAAACCAGAAACTATGAACGTCTCGAGTTCTTAGGAGACTCTGTGTTGGGAACGATTATTTCCTGCCATCTTTTTTCGACTTATCCCGATGCTAATGAAGGATATCTCACTCAGATGAAATCAAAAATTGTAAACAGGAAAAACCTTAATAAATTAGGGAACGAACTCTCACTGACTAAGTTTTTGCAAAATGAATCCAATACTTCTCTCAGTGAAAATATCGCTGGGAATCTTTTTGAAGCCTTAGTAGGAGCAATTTATCTCGACCAGGATTATGATACCTGCAGAAAAATACTTCTCGACCGCCTGCTGACGCCAAAAGCGATCAATCAACTTGAAAACAAAATAATCAGCTATAAAGGGCTGTTGCTGGAATGGAGTCAAAAGAAAAAAGTCACGATCAGGTACGAGACTTTAGAAGAGATCCAGGCCAATAAAAATTTTGTTTTTAGAACTCATGTCTGGCTGGATAACGATAAGATATCGAATGCTACGGAAACTTCTAAGAAAAAAGCAGAAGAAAAAGCTGCACAAAGAGCTTTCTATATTTTAAATAAAAAACAAAGTATTCTTGAAAACCCAAAAGTTCACTCTTGA
- the fabF gene encoding beta-ketoacyl-ACP synthase II produces the protein MELKRVVVTGFGAITPVGKNAKEYWESLVKGESGAAPITLFDASKFKTKFACEVKDFDPLEHFDKKEAKKMDRNTQLGLVAAREAVAHSGIIESNVDKNRVGVIWGSGIGGLETFEKEVLGWANTDIPRFNPFFIPKMIVDITPGHISIEYGFHGPNYATVSACASSANALIDSKMLIQLGKADVIVCGGSEAAVTASGVGGFNAMMALSTRNDDPKTASRPFDKDRDGFVLGEGAGCIILEEYEHAVKRGATIYAELKGGGMSADAYHMTAPHPEGLGAYLVMKNCLEDAGITADEVDHINMHGTSTPLGDIAESNAISKLLGEHAFDIQINSTKSMTGHLLGAAGVVEAIAAIHTIIHNIVPPTINHFTDDENIDRRLNFTFNHAVKKEVKVAMSNTFGFGGHNACVLFTKI, from the coding sequence ATGGAATTGAAAAGAGTAGTTGTAACCGGCTTTGGCGCGATTACGCCTGTTGGAAAAAACGCTAAAGAATACTGGGAAAGCCTTGTCAAAGGTGAGAGCGGAGCCGCTCCTATTACTCTTTTTGATGCCTCAAAGTTCAAAACCAAATTCGCGTGCGAAGTTAAAGACTTCGATCCATTGGAACATTTCGATAAGAAAGAAGCTAAAAAAATGGACCGTAATACGCAACTGGGTCTCGTTGCCGCAAGAGAAGCCGTAGCGCACTCTGGCATCATTGAGTCCAATGTTGACAAAAATCGTGTTGGCGTAATTTGGGGTTCTGGAATTGGTGGTTTAGAAACTTTTGAAAAAGAGGTTTTGGGTTGGGCGAATACTGATATTCCTCGATTCAATCCTTTCTTTATTCCAAAGATGATCGTGGACATTACACCGGGACACATTTCCATAGAATATGGTTTCCATGGCCCTAACTATGCAACGGTTTCCGCATGTGCATCTTCTGCAAATGCTCTTATCGATTCCAAAATGCTGATTCAGTTAGGAAAAGCTGATGTAATCGTTTGTGGGGGTTCTGAAGCCGCAGTCACTGCAAGTGGCGTTGGCGGATTTAATGCAATGATGGCACTTTCTACCAGAAATGATGATCCTAAAACTGCCTCAAGACCGTTCGATAAAGATCGTGACGGATTTGTTCTTGGTGAAGGAGCAGGTTGTATTATTTTGGAAGAATATGAGCACGCCGTAAAACGTGGCGCAACGATTTATGCTGAACTAAAAGGCGGTGGAATGAGTGCAGATGCCTATCATATGACGGCACCACATCCTGAAGGACTGGGCGCTTATCTCGTAATGAAAAACTGTTTGGAAGATGCCGGCATTACGGCCGATGAAGTAGATCACATCAATATGCATGGGACTTCTACTCCATTGGGAGATATTGCTGAATCTAATGCAATTTCAAAATTATTGGGAGAACACGCTTTCGACATTCAGATTAATTCTACCAAATCGATGACTGGCCATTTACTTGGTGCAGCAGGAGTTGTTGAAGCGATTGCAGCAATACATACCATTATTCACAACATTGTACCTCCTACCATCAATCACTTTACGGATGATGAAAACATTGACAGAAGATTGAATTTCACATTTAATCATGCCGTGAAAAAAGAAGTGAAAGTTGCCATGAGTAACACTTTCGGTTTCGGCGGACATAATGCCTGTGTACTCTTTACCAAAATTTAA
- the hutG gene encoding formimidoylglutamase, with protein sequence MIWTGRFDGDEPLYHRVFQRVTLENNYDNILENDFVLHGFAVDEGVKRNKGRIGAKDAPDMIRKNSSNFPVVNPEFTLKDFGNIYCPDENLEKTQDELANKVAEVLKRKGKSIVFGGGHEVTYAHYSGIRKAFPIQKIGIINIDAHFDNREIDPEIGSSSGTGFWQIAQEGGIHSMHIGIQRNSNTLKLFDTAHEYGMNYILAEELFFDNLPNLYSKLNEFIETSDVIYVTICMDVFNVSIAPGVSALAYNGIFADAAFMHLFKHILKSKKQVAMDVAEVNPTYDPNEITARLAASLVNEWFILTEN encoded by the coding sequence ATGATTTGGACAGGACGTTTCGATGGCGACGAACCGCTTTATCATAGAGTTTTTCAAAGAGTAACTTTGGAGAATAATTACGATAATATTTTGGAAAACGATTTCGTTTTGCATGGTTTTGCCGTGGATGAAGGTGTAAAAAGAAACAAAGGAAGAATCGGTGCAAAAGACGCTCCTGATATGATCCGCAAAAACAGTTCGAATTTCCCCGTCGTCAATCCGGAATTTACGCTGAAAGATTTTGGTAATATATATTGTCCGGACGAAAATTTAGAAAAAACCCAAGACGAACTCGCGAATAAAGTTGCTGAAGTTTTAAAAAGAAAAGGCAAATCAATCGTTTTCGGCGGAGGGCACGAAGTCACTTACGCTCATTATTCCGGAATAAGAAAAGCATTTCCCATTCAAAAAATTGGAATTATTAATATTGATGCTCATTTTGACAATCGGGAAATCGATCCTGAAATTGGCTCAAGTTCAGGAACTGGATTTTGGCAAATTGCTCAGGAAGGCGGGATTCATTCCATGCATATCGGAATTCAGAGAAATTCAAATACGTTGAAACTGTTTGATACCGCTCATGAATATGGCATGAACTATATTTTGGCAGAAGAACTGTTTTTTGATAATCTCCCCAACCTATATTCTAAACTTAATGAATTTATAGAAACATCAGATGTTATTTATGTAACCATTTGCATGGATGTTTTCAATGTTTCAATCGCTCCGGGCGTTTCGGCCTTGGCTTACAACGGAATTTTTGCAGATGCAGCTTTCATGCATTTGTTCAAGCATATTCTGAAGTCTAAAAAACAGGTTGCGATGGATGTTGCCGAAGTAAATCCGACCTATGATCCTAATGAAATCACAGCGAGACTTGCCGCCTCTTTGGTCAATGAATGGTTTATACTGACCGAAAATTAA
- a CDS encoding acyl carrier protein gives MSDIASRVKAIIADKLDVEETEVTPEASFTNDLGADSLDTVELIMEFEKEFNIQIPDDQAEKITTVGHAIAYIEEVVNK, from the coding sequence ATGTCAGACATTGCATCAAGAGTAAAAGCTATCATCGCTGATAAACTCGACGTTGAAGAAACAGAAGTAACTCCAGAAGCTAGCTTCACTAACGATTTAGGAGCTGATTCTTTGGATACTGTAGAACTAATTATGGAATTCGAAAAAGAATTTAACATTCAGATTCCTGATGATCAAGCAGAAAAAATAACTACGGTAGGACACGCTATTGCTTACATTGAAGAAGTAGTGAACAAATAA